Proteins encoded together in one Impatiens glandulifera chromosome 1, dImpGla2.1, whole genome shotgun sequence window:
- the LOC124933585 gene encoding uncharacterized protein LOC124933585, translating to MESYLVGEDLWDNVVDDDDVAHKDVAKNAETSKKRKRLNTKAEFVLKRSISHNLFEHIIGCGSAREIWETLYRLFNKKNEARLQILENELAAAKQIGSVSDFFLKVKNICSKVSLLNPNEKISEARTKRHIVRGLRPEYTPFITSIQGWSQQPSLEEFENLLSSQESLAAQITRTSIKEESNSALLVKKSSWKNGKSKKEETCQDSSNIPKKSLKCFRCGKTRHFKRDCRVNLNGNFVSSNLGEKSNQRVEED from the coding sequence ATGGAATCGTACCTGGTTGGGGAAGATTTGTGGGACAACGTTGTAGACGATGATGATGTAGCTCATAAGGATGTTGCTAAAAATGCGGAAACATCGAAGAAGCGGAAGAGACTCAACACAAAGGCAGAATTTGTGTTAAAGAGGTCAATCTCCCACAATCTGTTTGAGCACATCATCGGTTGTGGATCTGCTCGCGAGATATGGGAAACGCTTTATCGTCTTTTCAATAAGAAGAACGAGGCTCGTCTCCAAATACTTGAAAACGAGTTGGCAGCCGCAAAGCAAATCGGATCTGTCTCGGATttctttcttaaggtaaagaATATTTGCTCAAAAGTTTCTTTATTGAACCCAAATGAGAAAATATCAGAGGCTCGAACAAAGAGGCATATTGTTCGAGGACTTCGACCCGAATATACACCATTCATCACCTCGATTCAAGGTTGGTCTCAACAACCTTCACTcgaggagtttgaaaatctcttgtCATCTCAAGAGTCGTTGGCCGCACAAATAACTAGAACGAGTATAAAGGAGGAGTCGAATAGTGCGTTGCTCGTGAAGAAATCGAGTTGGAAAAATGGAAAGTCAAAGAAGGAAGAAACATGTcaagattcttcaaatattcctaAGAAGTCCCTTAAGTGTTTCAGGTGCGGCAAGACTAGACACTTCAAGAGAGATTGTCGAGTAAATTTGAATGGAAATTTTGTTAGTTCAAATCTCGGAGAAAAGTCTAACCAACGTGTTGAGGAGGACTAG
- the LOC124933576 gene encoding uncharacterized mitochondrial protein AtMg00810-like — translation MVVVLLYVEDIILTGSNYDEVARLQDELSLCFEMKKLGELGTFLGLQIKNFDKGLFVSQINYAKKLVEKFGMTDGKKSYTPLDVNPRLSRDKGTCLPDPRPYRALVESLIYLTIIRPDIAYAVGVVSRYMQEPRKPHLEEAKKILKYINTSLNIGLLYKKDAKFVLQGYADGDFARDRDDRRSTSGFVFLCGNTSISWSSRKQGSVSLSTTEAEYKASAHATQECIWLRRLWEDFHVKTKHIELEHHFIREKVLEGIIEMVTVRSEDNVVDIFTKALPKGPFENLRSKLGLVHRASL, via the exons ATGGTGGTGGTGCTTCTTTATGTGGAGGACATAATCTTGACGGGCAGTAACTATGATGAGGTTGCTCGTCTACAAGATGAGCTCTCGCTTTGctttgagatgaagaagcttGGTGAACTTGGAACCTTCCTTGGTCTGCAAATAAAAAATTTCGATAAAGGGTTGTTTGTATCGCAGATCAACTACGCAAAGAAATTGGTAGAAAAATTTGGTATGACTGATGGAAAAAAGAGCTACACTCCTCTCGACGTAAATCCTAGACTTAGTCGAGACAAAGGAACATGTCTACCAGATCCTCGTCCTTATCGTGCTCTTGTGGAAAGTTTGATTTATCTGACTATAATAAGGCCTGACATTGCTTATGCAGTTGGAgtggtgagtcgatacatgcagGAGCCAAGGAAACCACACCTCGAAGAAGCGAAGAAAATTCTAAAGTATATTAATACCTCACTAAATATTGGTCTACTCTACAAAAAAGATGCAAAATTCGTCTTGCAAGGATATGCAGATGGTGACTTTGCTAGAGATCGAGACGATCGAAGGTCCACATctgggtttgtttttctttgtggaaACACTAGCATATCTTGGAGTAGCAGAAAACAAGGATCGGTATCCTTATCTACAACAGAAGCAGAATACAAAGCATCAGCTCACGCAACACAAGAGTGCATATGGCTTCGTAGACTCTGGGAGGATtttcatgtcaa gacaaaacacattgagttgGAGCATCACTTTATTCGTGAAAAAGTACTAGAGGGAATCATTGAGATGGTTACGGTAAGGAGTGAAGATAATGTtgttgatatcttcacaaaagcaCTTCCTAAAGGTCCTTTCGAAAATCTACGATCTAAGTTGGGACTAGTTCATCGGGCATCACTTTAA